The Acetoanaerobium noterae genome window below encodes:
- a CDS encoding universal stress protein, giving the protein MIKQKIMVCVTEQKTCERLIKKGIELTKDNDTEIFVLHVATKDIKVIEDPRAAEELEYIFEESKKYGASVTVLKSNDILKTLSKFAIENDIDYMILGETRLQNEKDSVIFNLRKELGATKTQIEVVPLKSN; this is encoded by the coding sequence ATGATAAAGCAAAAAATTATGGTTTGTGTTACTGAACAGAAAACCTGCGAAAGACTTATAAAAAAAGGAATTGAATTAACTAAAGATAATGATACAGAAATTTTTGTTTTACATGTTGCAACTAAAGATATAAAAGTAATCGAAGATCCTAGAGCAGCTGAAGAACTAGAATATATTTTTGAAGAATCAAAAAAATACGGTGCAAGTGTAACTGTTTTAAAATCTAATGATATTCTAAAAACATTATCAAAATTTGCTATTGAAAATGACATTGATTATATGATTTTAGGAGAAACTAGACTTCAAAATGAAAAGGACAGTGTTATCTTTAATTTAAGAAAAGAGTTAGGGGCAACAAAAACCCAAATAGAAGTAGTACCACTTAAATCAAATTAA
- a CDS encoding GNAT family N-acetyltransferase produces MFKKYDHSHQMSCDLLYIDEQSFNDIPYSAEELSMRLKKNTHYNIYIQYIKDVPVGYIGLLEVQNPHYSGVWIDLIAVCKQYQNQGIAKHMLELVIKKFKNKGITLSTALVRENNVPSLCVFKKLGYKEEADAFKLLCLDKI; encoded by the coding sequence ATGTTTAAAAAGTATGACCACTCTCATCAAATGTCTTGTGATTTACTATATATTGATGAACAATCATTTAACGATATACCTTATAGTGCAGAAGAGCTTTCTATGAGATTGAAAAAAAACACACATTATAATATATATATTCAATATATAAAAGATGTCCCAGTAGGATACATAGGGCTTCTTGAAGTTCAAAATCCTCACTATTCAGGTGTTTGGATAGATTTAATTGCAGTTTGCAAGCAATATCAAAATCAAGGTATAGCAAAACATATGCTTGAACTAGTTATAAAAAAATTTAAAAATAAAGGTATAACTTTATCAACTGCTTTAGTTAGGGAAAATAATGTACCTTCATTGTGCGTTTTTAAGAAACTGGGCTATAAAGAGGAAGCTGATGCCTTCAAGTTGCTTTGTCTAGATAAAATTTAA
- a CDS encoding CDIF630_02480 family spore surface protein, with product MSDKDKIKKNPDICENETADSTTPATDVYDSIKCRIKETNVDIPTEEAVEKAKEWVDDENIK from the coding sequence ATGTCAGATAAAGATAAAATCAAAAAAAATCCAGATATTTGTGAAAATGAAACTGCAGACTCTACAACCCCTGCTACAGATGTGTATGATAGTATAAAGTGTCGTATCAAAGAAACTAATGTAGATATACCTACAGAAGAAGCTGTCGAAAAAGCAAAAGAATGGGTAGATGATGAAAATATCAAATAA
- a CDS encoding deoxyribodipyrimidine photo-lyase, whose product MIHDERIKNLNHKKINNGDYVLYWMQASQRSEYNHALEYSIEYSNKLKLPLIVLFIIMEDFPKANFRHFRFMLEGIEDVMNQLKSRKIKMVIRKGEALPIVNELSKNASILITDFGYLKHEIIMKSNIAQQLNCSMLSVESNVIIPVEVTSNKEEYGAYTIRPKINKIIDKYLIELNSRLVMQSSIDYPIKSEDISDLNSFIDSLKIDKSINESIYKGGSVEAEKYLKDFIENKAQYYSELKNHPGMNYSSNLSPYLHFGQISPLYIALKIIKSDIKSKKDFLEELITRRELAINYIYYNKNYDSDIEKILPSWAYDSLISHQNDLKDYLYSLEELENAKTHDEFWNKAQKEMVITGKMHGYMRMYWGKKIIEWSLTINDAFSKALYLNDRYSIDGRDANGYAGIAWCYGKHDRPWKEREIFGKIRYMNDKGLIKKFNMEKYLDLKL is encoded by the coding sequence ATGATACACGATGAACGAATAAAAAACTTAAATCATAAGAAAATAAATAATGGAGACTATGTTTTATATTGGATGCAAGCATCGCAAAGATCTGAATATAATCATGCACTGGAATACTCAATTGAATACTCAAATAAACTTAAACTTCCACTTATAGTTCTTTTTATTATAATGGAGGATTTTCCTAAAGCAAATTTTCGTCATTTTCGTTTCATGCTAGAAGGTATAGAAGATGTCATGAATCAGCTAAAATCTCGTAAAATCAAAATGGTAATTAGAAAAGGTGAGGCTCTTCCTATAGTAAATGAACTATCTAAAAATGCATCAATTTTGATAACTGATTTTGGTTATTTAAAGCATGAGATTATTATGAAATCCAATATTGCACAGCAATTAAACTGCTCTATGCTCAGTGTGGAAAGCAACGTAATCATCCCTGTGGAGGTTACTTCTAATAAAGAAGAATATGGAGCCTATACCATTCGTCCCAAAATTAATAAAATTATTGACAAGTATTTAATCGAGCTTAATTCTAGACTAGTAATGCAATCATCGATTGATTATCCTATTAAGTCAGAGGATATCTCTGATTTAAACTCATTTATTGATAGCTTGAAAATCGATAAAAGTATTAATGAGTCAATTTATAAGGGTGGATCAGTTGAAGCAGAAAAATATCTTAAAGATTTTATAGAAAATAAAGCTCAATATTACTCTGAACTAAAAAATCATCCTGGAATGAATTATTCTTCAAATTTAAGTCCATATTTGCATTTCGGACAAATTTCTCCACTATATATAGCTCTTAAAATAATAAAAAGTGACATTAAATCTAAAAAAGATTTTCTTGAAGAGCTCATAACAAGAAGAGAACTTGCAATCAACTATATATATTATAATAAAAATTATGATAGTGATATTGAAAAAATTTTGCCAAGCTGGGCATATGATTCCTTAATATCTCATCAGAATGATTTAAAAGACTATTTATACTCGCTTGAAGAATTAGAAAATGCAAAAACTCATGATGAGTTTTGGAATAAAGCTCAAAAAGAAATGGTTATTACAGGAAAAATGCATGGATATATGAGGATGTACTGGGGGAAGAAAATAATTGAATGGTCATTGACTATAAATGACGCTTTCTCAAAAGCTCTTTATTTAAATGACAGATATAGTATAGATGGAAGAGATGCAAACGGATATGCTGGAATAGCATGGTGCTATGGTAAACATGATAGACCATGGAAAGAAAGAGAAATCTTTGGAAAGATAAGATATATGAATGACAAAGGTCTAATAAAAAAATTTAACATGGAAAAATATTTAGATCTAAAATTATGA
- a CDS encoding pyridoxal phosphate-dependent aminotransferase, protein MSKPVLSAHFESRTPSDVRLAQMKYDERKVKPQAVINVGIGNVSLPTNPAMQKRMFNLNAPDSPFANGVIRYSGTAGLPECQDAFKNILKCEGFDTSKLHVQVTDGGSSGMELLLIGTCGPAGTDEKPLMMIDPAYTNYISFAERVGRKTVTIKRKMEDNGKFTLPEVSEIEEMIQKHNPGALLVIPYDNPTGQLYDYENMKDLAKLCVKYNMWMVSDEAYRELYYQEDKPLVSIWGLTDADVPGIEGRRISIETASKVWNACGLRIGAVITDSAEFNNRSIAEYTANLCANVIGQYIFAALAHESKEQIAAWCSELREYYKKQIMMVYNGLKEQEPGLIVSSPDASIYSVIDVRNVVKPGFDAIDFVLYCAQEGSINIDGVETTLLVAPMKGFYDIKAGEVNPGSTQFRISFVESPENMAKIPELFVKLLRAFEAQR, encoded by the coding sequence ATGAGTAAGCCAGTTTTATCGGCTCATTTTGAGTCAAGAACACCATCAGATGTACGTTTAGCACAAATGAAATACGATGAGAGAAAAGTTAAGCCACAAGCAGTTATCAATGTAGGTATTGGTAATGTTTCTCTGCCTACAAATCCTGCTATGCAAAAAAGAATGTTTAATTTAAACGCGCCAGATAGTCCTTTTGCAAATGGAGTTATTAGATATTCAGGTACAGCTGGACTTCCAGAATGCCAAGATGCTTTTAAAAACATATTAAAATGCGAAGGCTTTGATACTAGCAAATTGCATGTTCAGGTTACAGATGGAGGTTCTTCAGGAATGGAGCTTCTTCTAATTGGAACTTGTGGTCCTGCAGGTACTGACGAAAAACCTTTGATGATGATTGACCCAGCTTATACAAACTACATTTCTTTTGCAGAAAGAGTTGGAAGAAAAACCGTAACAATTAAGCGTAAAATGGAAGACAATGGTAAGTTCACTCTTCCTGAAGTAAGCGAAATCGAAGAAATGATTCAAAAGCATAATCCTGGAGCTCTACTAGTAATACCTTATGACAATCCAACTGGCCAGCTATATGATTATGAAAACATGAAAGATCTTGCTAAGCTTTGTGTTAAGTACAATATGTGGATGGTAAGTGATGAAGCATACCGCGAGTTATATTATCAAGAAGACAAGCCTCTAGTAAGTATCTGGGGATTAACAGATGCTGATGTTCCTGGAATCGAAGGAAGAAGAATCAGTATAGAAACAGCTTCAAAAGTTTGGAATGCTTGCGGACTTAGAATTGGTGCTGTAATAACTGATAGCGCTGAGTTCAATAATAGATCAATCGCAGAATATACTGCTAATCTTTGTGCAAACGTTATCGGACAGTACATATTTGCTGCTCTAGCTCATGAAAGCAAGGAGCAAATTGCTGCTTGGTGTTCAGAATTACGTGAATACTACAAAAAACAAATCATGATGGTATATAATGGTTTAAAAGAACAAGAGCCAGGACTTATAGTTTCTAGCCCTGACGCTTCTATCTACTCAGTTATTGACGTTAGAAACGTTGTTAAACCTGGATTTGATGCTATCGATTTCGTATTATATTGTGCTCAAGAAGGCTCAATTAATATTGATGGAGTAGAAACTACTTTACTTGTAGCTCCAATGAAAGGCTTCTATGATATAAAAGCAGGGGAGGTTAACCCTGGAAGCACACAGTTCAGAATTTCTTTTGTTGAGTCTCCTGAGAACATGGCAAAGATTCCTGAATTATTTGTAAAACTATTAAGAGCCTTCGAAGCTCAAAGATAA